From the genome of Geobacter sp. SVR, one region includes:
- a CDS encoding M15 family metallopeptidase, whose protein sequence is MTRTIMVTVGDTLSGIAAANYGSAAYAFRLAKYNGMSDPNLLQVGETLHIPSRTELVGPKLPVSSPVGITIPNGLDGIIATFGDLTAYIRDDGYLDPAWEAERMATARLPFTIPLSWDRSRKVHGIYCHKFLTPIVSELFAAIDKRGFGSQIKTFGGCFNYRPKRQSSKLSTHCWGIAIDLNPETNRPGTPGDMHPELVAMFREFGFKWGGDWTGKNRDPMHFQYCTGY, encoded by the coding sequence ATGACACGAACGATCATGGTGACAGTGGGAGACACGCTTTCCGGGATCGCTGCCGCAAACTACGGCAGTGCGGCGTATGCTTTCAGGCTTGCCAAGTATAATGGCATGTCCGATCCGAACCTGCTGCAGGTCGGTGAAACGCTGCACATCCCGTCCCGCACCGAACTGGTTGGTCCGAAACTCCCGGTATCGTCACCGGTCGGCATCACCATTCCCAATGGTCTGGACGGGATTATCGCCACCTTCGGTGACCTCACGGCCTACATCCGTGACGACGGGTATCTCGACCCGGCCTGGGAGGCCGAGCGCATGGCCACCGCCAGGCTCCCCTTTACCATACCGTTATCCTGGGACCGCTCCAGAAAAGTACATGGCATCTATTGCCATAAATTCCTCACGCCGATCGTCTCCGAGCTCTTCGCAGCAATAGACAAGCGTGGATTCGGAAGCCAGATCAAAACGTTCGGCGGCTGCTTCAACTATCGGCCAAAGCGGCAGAGCAGCAAGCTTTCGACCCATTGCTGGGGCATTGCCATCGATCTCAATCCTGAAACCAATCGCCCGGGGACCCCTGGAGACATGCATCCTGAACTGGTGGCCATGTTCCGAGAGTTCGGCTTCAAATGGGGTGGTGACTGGACCGGCAAAAACAGGGATCCGATGCATTTCCAGTACTGCACAGGGTATTAG
- a CDS encoding DUF6502 family protein, giving the protein MKPPSTILTAQTALADITRPDQALASVLSRLMAPLARLCLAKGVPFAAVEDILKQAFVQEAAALQPGAASHGTVSRISTATGISRREVTRLTRSDSPVRPTKPPLATEVFARWTTDPVFRDHDGAPRVLKRQGPAPSFDSLAQSITRDLHPRSMLDELVRLGLAQHDEDNDCVALVRDDFIPKGDSRQMFGLLGDNVGDHLDAAVDNVLGDRRHLEQAVFADELSAESVEKLRQLVTAHWQAFRDAMVPTITELIEADHVAGRMQDQRVRIGLYTFTESMPDSDAPATESSANPSRKSTSKEHTK; this is encoded by the coding sequence ATGAAACCACCATCCACAATCCTGACTGCACAGACAGCTCTCGCTGACATCACCCGGCCGGATCAGGCTCTGGCTAGTGTGCTGAGCCGCCTGATGGCCCCTCTGGCGCGCCTTTGTCTGGCGAAGGGCGTGCCGTTCGCGGCGGTCGAAGATATTCTGAAACAGGCCTTCGTCCAAGAGGCGGCGGCACTCCAACCTGGAGCCGCCAGCCACGGCACGGTCAGCCGTATCAGCACCGCCACAGGCATCAGCCGCCGAGAAGTGACTCGTCTGACACGGTCCGACTCGCCCGTGCGGCCGACCAAGCCACCGCTGGCAACCGAGGTATTCGCCCGCTGGACCACGGACCCCGTATTCCGCGACCATGACGGCGCGCCCCGCGTGCTCAAACGGCAGGGTCCTGCGCCGAGTTTCGATTCGCTTGCCCAGTCGATCACCCGCGACCTCCACCCGCGCAGCATGCTCGACGAGCTTGTCAGGCTGGGCCTTGCGCAGCATGACGAAGATAACGATTGTGTGGCCTTGGTACGGGATGATTTTATTCCCAAAGGGGATTCCCGGCAGATGTTCGGATTGCTGGGCGACAATGTGGGAGACCACTTGGATGCAGCGGTCGACAACGTTTTAGGTGACCGTCGGCACCTTGAGCAGGCCGTCTTTGCTGACGAACTCTCCGCCGAGTCGGTGGAAAAGTTGCGTCAGCTGGTCACAGCCCACTGGCAGGCGTTTCGCGACGCCATGGTGCCAACCATAACGGAATTAATCGAGGCGGACCACGTTGCAGGCCGCATGCAGGACCAACGTGTGCGCATCGGGCTTTACACCTTCACGGAATCCATGCCGGATAGCGATGCCCCAGCCACTGAATCATCGGCGAACCCAAGCCGGAAATCCACCTCAAAGGAACATACGAAATGA
- a CDS encoding beta-propeller domain-containing protein, with the protein MNTSITPWDGAVRRAFAAFLVVAALIAGCSSSGVGTGGTGSYSPKLVKPTNNADLERRLKSELVRRYERRSSGIRYYATQGFINEVITTPGIPILTSTASVGTAPDHSETNVQEQGVDEGDLVKTDGSYIYLARGSHFIVLRALPAAQAAIVSDIDIKENISELYLNGNHVTVISTANNNPSLVVPVVGNMTLPGSPITRLYRYDVTDATMPTITARYDFPGALQGSRRINSTIHVVTNYTIDILNPVSFTSYLPQGVYDRDAVYTASALAQAENVKRINATPLGALIPSYSRTLYSGGVAGSSQKLPGVDYTNVSIPESGNGADLSLVFTIDESSSSAAVESSGVLSSWCTLYMSPDSLYLASGNGWLWINPIASAEQPPGNPEPMIALHKFALPGTAGKPLYRGSGSVNGWLNNQFSMGEYNGYLRIGTTRGGWVGEGISNQLAILGERDGSLVETGRISGLAPGERIYSMRFDRSRGYMVTFRRTDPLFTLDLSDPTKPKVAGEIVVNGFATYIHPIGADNNRLLTIGQSADAAGQVTGNKLQLFDVTDLATPTLIGDYELGQGWSSAAYDYHAFLYYNTFGVLAIPYFQSIPTLTSGLRVFTVDNSGIAQRGVIQAKTINGFPDTVIRSVIIGNDIYSIANRSVTAADVNTLAVETVVDLP; encoded by the coding sequence ATGAACACATCCATTACACCTTGGGATGGGGCTGTCCGGCGGGCGTTTGCCGCATTTCTCGTTGTTGCCGCTCTCATCGCGGGATGCAGTTCCTCTGGCGTCGGCACAGGGGGCACTGGAAGCTACTCGCCTAAACTGGTAAAGCCAACGAATAATGCAGACCTTGAGCGGCGCCTCAAATCGGAGCTGGTTCGCCGTTACGAGCGTCGGTCATCAGGAATCCGCTACTATGCCACGCAGGGGTTCATCAATGAGGTGATAACGACCCCCGGGATACCAATTTTGACATCGACAGCAAGCGTCGGGACTGCGCCAGACCATTCAGAGACAAACGTCCAGGAACAGGGAGTGGATGAAGGAGACTTGGTCAAAACGGACGGTTCGTATATCTATCTGGCAAGGGGGAGTCACTTTATCGTCCTGAGAGCCCTGCCGGCAGCGCAGGCGGCGATAGTCAGCGATATCGACATTAAAGAGAACATCAGTGAGCTATATCTGAATGGCAACCACGTCACTGTAATCAGCACCGCGAATAATAATCCGTCACTTGTGGTGCCTGTGGTCGGGAACATGACCCTGCCAGGAAGCCCGATAACCCGCCTCTACCGGTATGATGTCACTGATGCCACCATGCCGACCATTACCGCCCGATACGATTTTCCCGGTGCCCTGCAAGGCAGCAGGCGAATCAATTCCACCATCCATGTCGTCACCAATTACACAATCGACATCCTTAATCCGGTTTCTTTCACGAGCTATTTACCACAAGGCGTTTACGACCGCGACGCAGTCTACACCGCCAGCGCCCTTGCCCAGGCCGAAAACGTGAAGCGAATCAATGCAACCCCCCTTGGCGCTCTGATCCCCTCGTATAGCCGGACTCTTTACAGTGGAGGAGTAGCTGGCTCATCTCAAAAACTGCCGGGTGTCGACTACACGAATGTTTCTATTCCGGAATCGGGCAACGGTGCCGATCTCTCCCTTGTTTTTACCATTGACGAATCTTCTTCATCCGCGGCAGTCGAAAGTTCGGGTGTCCTCAGTTCATGGTGCACGCTGTACATGTCACCGGACAGCCTCTACCTGGCATCGGGTAATGGATGGCTCTGGATTAATCCTATCGCCTCTGCCGAACAGCCGCCGGGCAACCCGGAGCCAATGATTGCGCTCCACAAGTTCGCACTGCCCGGGACAGCAGGAAAACCGCTCTATCGGGGAAGCGGCAGCGTCAACGGATGGCTCAACAACCAGTTCAGCATGGGGGAATACAACGGCTATCTGCGGATAGGCACCACTCGCGGCGGCTGGGTTGGAGAGGGGATCAGCAATCAGTTGGCTATCCTGGGAGAGCGGGATGGATCGCTCGTAGAAACGGGCAGGATCAGTGGTCTCGCACCCGGAGAAAGAATCTACTCCATGCGCTTTGACCGTTCACGCGGTTATATGGTGACCTTCCGCAGAACCGACCCCCTCTTCACCCTGGATTTGAGCGACCCCACCAAGCCGAAGGTTGCCGGAGAAATCGTAGTCAACGGCTTTGCGACGTACATCCACCCGATCGGTGCGGACAACAACCGCCTTCTCACCATCGGCCAATCTGCAGACGCTGCCGGACAGGTTACTGGCAATAAACTCCAGCTTTTTGATGTGACGGACCTGGCTACACCCACGCTCATCGGTGATTATGAATTGGGCCAGGGCTGGTCCAGTGCGGCCTATGACTACCACGCTTTTCTCTATTACAATACCTTCGGGGTTCTCGCAATCCCGTATTTCCAATCAATTCCCACCCTTACATCCGGGCTTAGGGTATTCACGGTGGACAACAGCGGCATTGCACAACGCGGCGTCATTCAGGCGAAAACGATCAACGGTTTTCCTGACACAGTAATCAGGTCGGTTATTATCGGCAACGACATCTATTCCATTGCGAACCGCTCAGTAACGGCCGCCGACGTGAATACGCTGGCAGTCGAAACGGTCGTTGACCTGCCGTAA
- a CDS encoding Spy/CpxP family protein refolding chaperone, whose amino-acid sequence MRSVIKNLAACAAIVAAIGLSPALSHAYMGNDGPVPAPHHLKKMARDLGLSQQQQQQIKDIFSKERPQMGPLAKQLRTERGTMRSLIHGETFDEAAIRAQSAKVAAIQADLAVERARIAQEIRKVLTPDQVQKFKELQAKQVPKHDRKQWGRGNCADAPQGQGK is encoded by the coding sequence ATGAGATCAGTCATCAAGAACCTGGCCGCCTGTGCCGCAATCGTCGCGGCGATCGGTCTGTCGCCGGCTCTGTCACACGCCTATATGGGCAACGACGGTCCGGTTCCCGCTCCCCACCATCTGAAAAAAATGGCCAGGGACCTGGGTCTGTCCCAACAACAGCAACAGCAGATCAAGGATATTTTCAGCAAGGAAAGACCACAGATGGGACCGCTTGCAAAACAGCTCAGGACCGAACGCGGTACCATGCGCTCGCTGATCCATGGTGAGACCTTCGATGAAGCCGCCATTCGTGCCCAGTCCGCCAAGGTCGCCGCAATTCAGGCCGATCTGGCGGTGGAACGTGCCCGCATTGCCCAGGAGATTCGCAAGGTGCTTACACCGGACCAGGTGCAGAAATTCAAGGAGCTTCAGGCCAAACAGGTTCCGAAGCATGACCGGAAACAGTGGGGTCGTGGAAATTGCGCCGATGCGCCACAAGGTCAGGGGAAATAA
- a CDS encoding RNA polymerase sigma factor gives MDSSLLEHSDERLIKAVLAGDDEAFAQLVTRYKRRVFGLAARFARDHDELEDISQEVFIKAFENLGKFRHTAPFEHWLTRITVRVCYDALRSRRHEKHHRALDDLAYEIRDRAAEARSESRELRELLAWAMARLKPDERLVITLMELEEKTVRETADLTGWSEANVKVRAHRARQALKKILEASDAR, from the coding sequence ATGGATTCAAGCCTGCTGGAACATTCCGATGAACGCCTCATCAAAGCCGTGCTGGCCGGCGATGATGAGGCGTTCGCCCAACTCGTGACCCGGTATAAACGACGGGTGTTCGGGTTGGCAGCGCGTTTTGCCCGTGATCACGACGAACTGGAGGACATCAGCCAGGAGGTTTTCATCAAGGCCTTCGAGAACTTGGGAAAGTTCCGCCACACTGCTCCGTTCGAACACTGGCTGACACGGATTACAGTCCGCGTCTGCTATGATGCTCTGCGCAGCCGGCGCCATGAGAAGCACCACCGTGCCCTGGACGATCTGGCCTATGAGATCAGGGACCGTGCGGCAGAGGCGCGCAGCGAGTCACGGGAGCTGCGGGAACTGCTGGCATGGGCCATGGCACGGCTCAAACCGGACGAACGCTTGGTGATTACGCTGATGGAACTTGAGGAAAAAACGGTCAGGGAAACTGCCGATCTGACCGGCTGGAGCGAGGCAAATGTCAAGGTTCGCGCCCACCGGGCGCGGCAGGCCCTGAAAAAGATACTGGAGGCAAGCGATGCGCGATAA